The Sporichthyaceae bacterium genomic sequence ATCGGCTCGGTGGTCACCGCGCTGTTGCTCGACGCGGGGCACCGGGTGACCGTGGTCGATGACCTGTCCACCGGGCACCTGGACGCGGTGCCCAAGGCGGCGGAGTTCGTCCAGGCCCGGGTGCACGACGCGGTGGAGTTCCTGGACCCCAGCTATGACGCGGTGCTGCACTTCGCCGCGAAGTCGCTGGTCGGGGAGTCGGTCTGCCGCCCGGAGCTGTACTGGAACAACAACGTGGTCGGCTCGCTGGCGTTGATCGACGCCATGCGCGCGGCCGGTGTACGGCGCATCGTGTTCTCCTCCACCGCCGCCACCTACGGCGAGCCGGCCACCATGCCGATCACCGAGGACACCCCGGCCCGGCCGACCAACCCGTACGGCATGACCAAGTGCACCGTGGACACCATCTTGGGCACCGAGTGCGCCGCCCACCAACTGGCCGCGATCAGCCTGCGCTACTTCAACGTGGCCGGCGCCCACGGCGAGCGCGGCGAACGGCACGACCCGGAGACCCACCTGATCCCGAACCTGCTCAAGGTGGCCACCGGCGACGTGGAGTACGCCCAGGTATTCGGCACCGATTACCCGACCCGGGACGGCACCGCGGTGCGCGACTACCTGCATGTGGTGGATCTCGCCGACGCGCATGTGCGGGCGTTGCACGTGCTGCGTCCCGGCGTGCACGGCATCTACAACCTGGGCAGCGGCACCGGCTACACCGTGCGCGAGGTGCTGGACGCGGTGCGCGCGGCCACCGGACACGCGATCCCGGTGCAGGACTCCCCGCGTCGGGCCGGCGACCCGCCCGCGCTGATCGCCTCGAACGCCGCCGCCGCGCGGGATCTCGGGTGGGTGCCGCAGCGCGGCATCGAGCAGATGGCGGCGGACGCCTGGGCGTTCGCGCAGCGTCGGCGAGCGACCCCCGCCTAGAGGGCATGCCTGCCGGATTCCGGTATGTCCGGCGGATCCGGATTTGTCGGCGCGGCGGGTCAAAAGCCCATGTAGGAAGGGAAACTGGCGTTCCCTCACTCGAATGGCAGCACTTTGCCGATTCTCCGACAGTGCTGCCGAGCCGTGCCTACCCTCGGTGACAACGAGCTTGTAATTGTCACATCAAGTAGTGAGCCGAACACACAGGTTCGGCCAGGGTAAGGGCCCCGGGGGCCCCTGAACCGGCGGTGAGTGACGATGGTGACCAAGGACGCGGAGCAGAATCAATCTGCGGAGCAGCCGTCCAGCGACGCGGTGCTGATCGCAGCTGCCCGTCGCGGTGACAAGGCCGCCTTCGAGATGCTGCTGTCCCGCCACGCCGACGCGGCGCTGCGGCTGGCCCGTCGACTGTCGCCGACCGCCGCGAACGAGTTGGTCGCCGAGGCGATCGACTCGGTTGATGCCGAGCTGCGCTCCGGTGCCGGCCCGAAGGCCGCTTTCCGCGCCCACCTGCTGACCGCCGTGCGCCGGGTCAACCTGGACCGCGCGAAGGCCATCGGCAAGGTGCGCCCGATCGACGAACTGGTCTCCAGCAAGACGCTGATGGTGGCCGACTGCCAGGTGCGTCCGGAGTTCATCGCGCCCGCGGCGCGGGCCTTTCGCGACCTGCCCGAGTCGCAGCAGGTGGCCCTGTGGCACACCGAGGTGGACAGTGAGCCATTCCTGGACACCGGCCTGTTGCTGGGCGTGGCCGGCACCGACGTGGCCGAGCTGGCCTTCGGTGCCCGGGACAGCCTGCGTCGGGCGATGATCGGTAGCCAGCTGGACAACGCGGCGTCCGGCCCGTGCCGGTGGACCGCCGACCGGCTCGGCGCGCACGTGCGCAAGCGGCTCACCCCGACCATCGCGGAGAAGGTCCGGGCGCACCTGGCGTCCTGCGAGGCCTGCCGTGAGCTGGTTCCGGCAGTGACGGCAATCGAGACCGAGATGCAGGCGCTGGTCGCCATGGTGGTCCTCGGCGCGGCGGCCGGTCCGTACCTGGGTCAGGAAACGGTCCCCGCGGCCCGGGCGCGCAAGGCGCCGGTAGCGATCCTCCCCGCACAGGGCGGCGACGCGGCGGCCGGGCTCATCGCCGGTCACCGCAAGGCAGCGATGTTCGCCGGCGCCGCGGCCGCGCTGGCCGCGATCGGTCTGGTCGGCGGCCTGCAGATGGCCGGCCACAGCGAGACCACCAACACCCAGGCCGAATCCAGCGACGGGGCGCAGCAACTCACCGTGGTGCCGAAGGTGGCGCTGCCGGCGGTGCAGACGCAGACGCCCGACCTGGCGCCCGCGCAGCCCGAGGACATGCTCGGCCTCAGCGAGCACACCCACGACCCGGACGCCCCGGACGTCACCGTCACCACCCCGGCCAAGGCGGACACCAGCAAGAAGGTGCACACCACCGCGGTGCACCCGGTGGTCATCCACAAGCACAGCCACGCCCCGGCCCCGGCCACTACCGACTCCAATGCCGACAAGCCGGCCACCAACGACAAGCCGACCACGCCCAAGGACGACGCCAAGAAGATCCACCTCGGCGTGGCCGACGTCAGCGTCGGCGACGGTGGCCTGCTCGGGGTGCTCAAGGTGGAGAAGCCGGAGAAGAAGAGCGACTCGGGGGACAAGCCCGGCCCGACCGGCAACGGCGCCACGGGCAGCGGCGGCGTGCTGGGTCTGCTGACCAACCCGCTGACGCCGGGCAACTGAGCTGCGGGTTAGGCCAACTTCTCCAACCGCTCGAACATCGGCTCCAGCCGCGCCACGAACCGCTCCGGCCGGCACACCTCGTCCAGCAGGGCCTCGTCCAGGCTGCGATTCTCCGCGGCCGCGCGGGCGCGCAGCGAGACGCGGAACGGGGTGCCGGTCTGCCAGGTCTCCATCGCCGCGCCCTGCACCAGCGCGTAGGCGTCCTCCCGGGACATGCCCGTCTCGACCAACGCCAGCAGCACCGTCGAGGTGTAGATCAGGCCGCCGGTGGAGTCCAGGTTGGCCCGCATCCGCGCGGCATCCACCACCAGGCCGGTCATCAGACGGTTCGTCAGATGCAGCAGGTAGTCGGTGCCGGCCGCGGCGTCGGGCAGCGCGATGCGCTCCACCGAGGAGTGCGAGATGTCCCGCTCGTGCCACAACGGGATGCCTTCCAGCACCGGGGTGACCTGGGCGCGCACGATGCGGGCCAGCCCACAGATGCGCTCGGACATGATCGGGTTCTTCTTGTGCGGCATGGCCGAGGAGCCCTTCTGGCCCTTGCCGAACGGCTCCCACAACTCGCGCACCTCGGTGCGTTGGCCGTGCCGCACCTCCAGCGCGATCGCCTCACACACCGTGGCCAGAATGGCCAGCGCGGAGATCCACTCGGAGATGCCGTCGCGCAGCACCACCTGGGTGGACACGTCGGCGGGTTTGAGGCCGAGGGCTGTGGCCACGTGTGCCTCGACGGCTGGGTCGATGTTGGAGTAGGTGCCCACCGCGCCGGAGATGGCCATCACCGCGACGGCCTCCCGGGCGCGGCGCAACCGGTCCCGGGAGCGGGCCATGCCGAACGCGAAGTCCGCGACCCGGTGCCCCCAGAGGTCAGGCTCGCCGTGGATGCCGTGGGTGCGGCCGACCCGGAGCGTCTGACGGTGCATCAGGGCATGGTCGCGCAGCGTGGCCACCAGGCGGTCGGCCTTGTCCAGCAGGATGTCGGTGGCCTCAACCAGCTGCAGTCCGAGCGCGGTGTCCAGCAGGTCGGATGACGTCATGCCGAAGTGCACGTAGGCGGCGGCCTCGCGGGGCACTGTGTTGTCCGCCCAGGCGGACAGGAACGCGATCACATCGTGTTGGGTGACCGCCTCGATCTCCGCGACGGCCTGCGGGGTGGGCGCCGCGGCGTTGCGCACCGGCTCGACACAGTCGGCGGGCACCACGCCCGCCGCGGCGTGCGCCTCCAGCACCAACAGCTCCACGCGGCACCACAACTCGTACTTGTGTGCCTCGCTCCAGACGACGCCCATCTCGGGCAGGGTGTAGCGCTCGATCACGAAGGGTCTCCGATCCCGGCGGTGGGAATGGCGATGCGGCCGTCCGCGGCGGCCAGCCCGATGTCGGTGCGGTGTTGCGCACCGTTCAGCCCGATCGCGGCCAGCCCGGTATAGGCCCGCTCGCGGGCGGCGAGCAGGTCGGGGCCGAGCGCGGTCACGCACAACACCCGGCCGCCGGCGCTGCGCACGGTGTTGTCCGGGTCGGCCTTGGTACCCGCGTGGATCACGTGCACGCCGTCCACCGCGTTGGCCGCGTCCAGGCCGGTGATCTCATCGCCGGTGCGTGGGGTGCCCGGATAGTTGGCCGCGGCCAGCACCACGGTGACCGCGACGTCCTCGGTCCAGCGCAGCGGTTCGCAGCCGTCCAGCGTGCCGGTGGCCGCGGCGTGCAGCAGCGCACCCAGGGGGGTGATCAGCCGGGCCAGCACTACTTGGGTCTCCGGATCGCCGAAGCGAGCGTTGAACTCGACCACCCGCAGACCCCGGGAGGTCAGCGCCAGCCCGGCATAGAGCAGGCCGACGAACGGCGTGCCGCGCCGGCGCATCTCGTTCACGGTGGGCTGCAGCACCCGGGCGGTGACGACCTCCAGCAGGTCGCTCGGCACCCAATCCAGCGGACAGTAGGCGCCCATGCCGCCGGTGTTGGGCCCCTCGTCGTTGTCCGCCAGCCGCTTGAAGTCCTGCGCCGGCGCCAACGCCCGCACGGTCTGACCGTCCGTCAGGGCGAACACGGAGACCTCGGGCCCGTCCAGGTACTCCTCGATGACCACGCGCCGGCAGGCCTTGGCGTGCGCGAGGGCGGCCTCCCGGTCGTGCGTGACCAGGACGCCTTTGCCCGCGGCCAGCCCGTCGTCCTTGACCACGTAGGGCGGACCGAACCAGTCCAGCGCCGCGGCGACCTGGTCCGGGTCATCACAGATCCTGGCCATCGCGGTGGGCACCGCCGCCGCGGCCATGACCTCCTTGGCGAAGGCCTTGGAGCCCTCCAGCGTGGCGGCCGCCGCGGACGGACCGAAACAGGCGATACCGCGGTCGCGGATCGCGTCCGCGGCGCCGGCCACCAGCGGCCCCTCCGGCCCGACCACCACCAGGTCAACGCCCAGGTGCGCCGCCAGCTCCGCCACCGCGTCCGGGTCGAGCGCGTTCACCGGATGCGTGGTGGCCACTGCCGCGATGCCCGCGTTGCCGGGCGCGCAATGCAGCTCGCTGACCTCGTCGTCGCGGGCCAGGGCCCGGCACAGCGCATGCTCGCGGCCACCGCCGCCGATCACCAGGACCTTCACGTTCACCGAGCCTAACGACGACGTCCCGCCATGGCGTGTGGGCCCTTCACGAGGCGTTGAAACCCCCACACGCCGTGAGAGGACGGTGGATGGGGTTGGGTCCGGTGCGGGGGCTTGCGGATGGGTCAGCGCACCAGGGAGCGGATCTCGATGGTCTGGTCGCGGCCGGGGCCGACGCCGATGGCAGAGATGGGGGCGCCGGACATCTCTTCCAGGGCCTCGATATAGCGCTGGGCGTTCTTCGGCAGGTCGGACAGGGCGCGGGCGCCGGTGATGTCCTCGGTCCAGCCGGGAAAGGTCTCGTAGACCGGGGTGGCGTGGTGGAAGTCGCTCTGGCTGGCGGGCAGCTCGGTCATCCGCACGCCGTCCACGTCGTAGGCCATGCAGACGGGGATCTGTTCCAGGCCGGTGAGCACGTCGAGCTTGGTCAGGAAGAAGTCGGTCAGGCCATTGACCCGGGTGGCGAACCGCGCGATCACGGCGTCGAACCAGCCGCAGCGGCGGTCCCGGCCGGTGGTGACGCCGCGCTCGTGGCCGACCCGGCGGAGGAACTCGCCGTGGGCGTCGAACAGCTCGGTGGGGAACGGGCCGGAGCCGACCCGAGTGGTGTAGGCCTTGAGGATCCCGCACACTCGATCGATCCGGGTCGGGCCGATACCGGAGCCCGCGCAGGCGCCGCCGGCGGTGGGGTTGGAGGAAGTGACGAACGGATAGGTGCCGTGGTCGACGTCCAACAGGGTGCCCTGCGAGCCCTCCAGACACACCAGCTTGCCCTCGTCCAACGCCCGGTTGAGCACCAGTGAGGTGTCGGTGACGAACGGGCGCAGGGTCTCGGCCAGCGGCAGCAGGCCCTCGGCGATCTCGTCCACGGTGATCGCGCGCCGGTTGTAGATCTTCACCAGCAAATGGTTCTTGTCCTCCAGCGCGCCCTCGAGCTTTTGCCGCAGGATCTTCTCGTCGAACAGGTCCTGCACCCGCACGCCGATCCGGTTGACCTTGTCCGCGTAGGTCGGGCCGATGCCGCGGCCGGTGGTGCCGATCTTGTTGCGGCCCAAAAAGCGCTCGCGGGTCTTGTCCAACGTGGTGTGGTACGGCGTGATCAGGTGCGCGTTGTTGGAGATCAGCAACTTGGAGGTGTCCACCCCGCGCTCCTGCAGCCCGGCAATCTCGGACAGCAGCGCAGTGGGGTCGATGACCACGCCGTTGCCGATCACCGGGGTGCAGCCCGGCGTGAGGATGCCCGACGGCAGCAGGTGCAGCGCGTAGTGCTGGTCACCGATGACCACCGTGTGGCCGGCGTTGTTGCCGCCCTGGTAGCGGACCACGTAGTCGACGGGATCCTTGCCGGACCCGCCGAGTAGGTCGGTGGCCTTCCCCTTGCCCTCGTCGCCCCATTGGGCGCCGACGAGCACGATCGCAGGCATGGCGGGGCGACCCTTCGGTGGGGGACTGGACGATCGCTCAGAGTAGCCTCGCGCTGCGAATCCTCGATGACCCGGCTACCGCGGAGCAGGCCATGGGCATGATCGAGACCGATTACCTGGTGGTGGGCGCGGGCGCGTCGGGGATGGCGTTCGCCGACGACCTCCTCGCGCATTCCGACGCCGAGGTGGTGCTGGTGGACCGCCGCGACCGTCCCGGCGGGCACTGGCACGACGCGTATCCGTTCGTGCGGTTGCACCAGGCCTCGGCCAACTACGGGGTGAACTCCCGGGCGTTGGGCAGCAACGCGATCGACGTGGCCGGGTCCAACGCCGGCTTCTATGAGCGAGCCACCGGCGCGGAGATCGTCGACTACTTCGGTCGGGTCCTCGACGAGCACTTCCTGCCGTCCGGTCGAGTCCGCTTCCTCGGTATGCACGACTACGTTGGGGACTGGTCGGGTGAGCATGCCGCGGTCTGTCGGGTGACCGGCGCGTCGACCACCGTTCGGGTGCGCCGGCGCATCGTGGACACGACCTACCTGGATGTGCAGGTGCCGGCCACCCACACCCCCGCGTTCACCGTCGATCCGGGCACGCGCCTCATCCCGGTCGGCGGACTGGTCGACCTGGGCCGGGCACCGGGTGGGTTCACCGTGCTGGGCGCCGGTAAGACCGCCATGGACGCATGCACCTGGTTGCTCGACCACGGCGTCGATCCCGACCGGATCTGCTGGGTACGTCCGCGCGACGTGTGGATGTTCGACCGCGCCGGGGTGCAGCCGCTGGACCTGCTGCCGGAAACGATGACCGCGATGGCGCTGTGGGTCGAGTCCCTCGCCGCGGCGGAATCGGTGCCGGACCTGTTGGCGCGGGTGGAGAGCTGCGAACAGCTGTTCCGGCTGGACCCGACGGTGGAACCCGACGCCTTCCGGGGCGCCATCCTCAGCCGGGCGGAGATCACCGGACTGGGTCAGATCGAGCGGGTCATCCGGCAGGGTCGCATCCGCCGTCTGGGGA encodes the following:
- the galE gene encoding UDP-glucose 4-epimerase GalE, whose protein sequence is MKLLVTGGAGYIGSVVTALLLDAGHRVTVVDDLSTGHLDAVPKAAEFVQARVHDAVEFLDPSYDAVLHFAAKSLVGESVCRPELYWNNNVVGSLALIDAMRAAGVRRIVFSSTAATYGEPATMPITEDTPARPTNPYGMTKCTVDTILGTECAAHQLAAISLRYFNVAGAHGERGERHDPETHLIPNLLKVATGDVEYAQVFGTDYPTRDGTAVRDYLHVVDLADAHVRALHVLRPGVHGIYNLGSGTGYTVREVLDAVRAATGHAIPVQDSPRRAGDPPALIASNAAAARDLGWVPQRGIEQMAADAWAFAQRRRATPA
- a CDS encoding zf-HC2 domain-containing protein, with the translated sequence MVTKDAEQNQSAEQPSSDAVLIAAARRGDKAAFEMLLSRHADAALRLARRLSPTAANELVAEAIDSVDAELRSGAGPKAAFRAHLLTAVRRVNLDRAKAIGKVRPIDELVSSKTLMVADCQVRPEFIAPAARAFRDLPESQQVALWHTEVDSEPFLDTGLLLGVAGTDVAELAFGARDSLRRAMIGSQLDNAASGPCRWTADRLGAHVRKRLTPTIAEKVRAHLASCEACRELVPAVTAIETEMQALVAMVVLGAAAGPYLGQETVPAARARKAPVAILPAQGGDAAAGLIAGHRKAAMFAGAAAALAAIGLVGGLQMAGHSETTNTQAESSDGAQQLTVVPKVALPAVQTQTPDLAPAQPEDMLGLSEHTHDPDAPDVTVTTPAKADTSKKVHTTAVHPVVIHKHSHAPAPATTDSNADKPATNDKPTTPKDDAKKIHLGVADVSVGDGGLLGVLKVEKPEKKSDSGDKPGPTGNGATGSGGVLGLLTNPLTPGN
- the purB gene encoding adenylosuccinate lyase, which codes for MIERYTLPEMGVVWSEAHKYELWCRVELLVLEAHAAAGVVPADCVEPVRNAAAPTPQAVAEIEAVTQHDVIAFLSAWADNTVPREAAAYVHFGMTSSDLLDTALGLQLVEATDILLDKADRLVATLRDHALMHRQTLRVGRTHGIHGEPDLWGHRVADFAFGMARSRDRLRRAREAVAVMAISGAVGTYSNIDPAVEAHVATALGLKPADVSTQVVLRDGISEWISALAILATVCEAIALEVRHGQRTEVRELWEPFGKGQKGSSAMPHKKNPIMSERICGLARIVRAQVTPVLEGIPLWHERDISHSSVERIALPDAAAGTDYLLHLTNRLMTGLVVDAARMRANLDSTGGLIYTSTVLLALVETGMSREDAYALVQGAAMETWQTGTPFRVSLRARAAAENRSLDEALLDEVCRPERFVARLEPMFERLEKLA
- the purD gene encoding phosphoribosylamine--glycine ligase, which encodes MKVLVIGGGGREHALCRALARDDEVSELHCAPGNAGIAAVATTHPVNALDPDAVAELAAHLGVDLVVVGPEGPLVAGAADAIRDRGIACFGPSAAAATLEGSKAFAKEVMAAAAVPTAMARICDDPDQVAAALDWFGPPYVVKDDGLAAGKGVLVTHDREAALAHAKACRRVVIEEYLDGPEVSVFALTDGQTVRALAPAQDFKRLADNDEGPNTGGMGAYCPLDWVPSDLLEVVTARVLQPTVNEMRRRGTPFVGLLYAGLALTSRGLRVVEFNARFGDPETQVVLARLITPLGALLHAAATGTLDGCEPLRWTEDVAVTVVLAAANYPGTPRTGDEITGLDAANAVDGVHVIHAGTKADPDNTVRSAGGRVLCVTALGPDLLAARERAYTGLAAIGLNGAQHRTDIGLAAADGRIAIPTAGIGDPS
- a CDS encoding adenylosuccinate synthase; this translates as MPAIVLVGAQWGDEGKGKATDLLGGSGKDPVDYVVRYQGGNNAGHTVVIGDQHYALHLLPSGILTPGCTPVIGNGVVIDPTALLSEIAGLQERGVDTSKLLISNNAHLITPYHTTLDKTRERFLGRNKIGTTGRGIGPTYADKVNRIGVRVQDLFDEKILRQKLEGALEDKNHLLVKIYNRRAITVDEIAEGLLPLAETLRPFVTDTSLVLNRALDEGKLVCLEGSQGTLLDVDHGTYPFVTSSNPTAGGACAGSGIGPTRIDRVCGILKAYTTRVGSGPFPTELFDAHGEFLRRVGHERGVTTGRDRRCGWFDAVIARFATRVNGLTDFFLTKLDVLTGLEQIPVCMAYDVDGVRMTELPASQSDFHHATPVYETFPGWTEDITGARALSDLPKNAQRYIEALEEMSGAPISAIGVGPGRDQTIEIRSLVR
- a CDS encoding NAD(P)-binding protein; protein product: MGMIETDYLVVGAGASGMAFADDLLAHSDAEVVLVDRRDRPGGHWHDAYPFVRLHQASANYGVNSRALGSNAIDVAGSNAGFYERATGAEIVDYFGRVLDEHFLPSGRVRFLGMHDYVGDWSGEHAAVCRVTGASTTVRVRRRIVDTTYLDVQVPATHTPAFTVDPGTRLIPVGGLVDLGRAPGGFTVLGAGKTAMDACTWLLDHGVDPDRICWVRPRDVWMFDRAGVQPLDLLPETMTAMALWVESLAAAESVPDLLARVESCEQLFRLDPTVEPDAFRGAILSRAEITGLGQIERVIRQGRIRRLGTDRIVLDSGEVAADPGTVFVDCTASGFRWAPPVPIFAPGRIVLQSLIGGYTTQYAALVGFVEAGYDDDVERNRLCPPVPQVTLPLDWVATVRGFLRVAALHAEEPELTRWAEQARLSFSCGLAQRLGDPRLAAALGRWAASAELALVNAEKFLAGSDRM